Genomic segment of Streptomyces sp. NA02950:
TGACCGGGACCACGGACCGCCAGGCGGAGGCGGACGGTGTCCGTCCGGGCCGCCGGGCGGCGGTGCCCAGCTGGGACGAGATCGTCTTCGGCACCCGCCGCAAGAAGCAGGAGTAGCCGTCGGGCGCCCTGGCCGTGCGCCGGGCGCCCCTCGGCCCGCAGGTGCTCATCCGGTGGGCCCTGCCGCCCCGAACAGCGGCGGCAGGGCCCACCGTTGTGCTCAGCCCGGCTGCGGCCCCGTGGCCACCGGACGGTCGCCGGAGGCGGACCACTCGCTCCAGGAGCCGACGTACAGGGCCGCCGGTACGCCCACGGCCGCCAGCGCCAGCACCTGGTGCGCGGCGGAGACCCCGGAACCGCAGTACACCCCCACCTCGGTGGCCTCCGTGACGCCCAGTCCCGCGAAGCGCTCGGCCAGTCGGGCCGCGGGCAGGAACCGACCGTCGGCGGCGACGTTCTCGGCCGTCGGGGCGGAGACCGCGCCGGGGATGTGGCCGCCGATCGGATCGATGGGCTCGACCTCGCCCCGGTAGCGCTCGGCGGCCCGCGCGTCCAGCAGCACGCCGCGGCGGGCGAGCGCCGCCGCGTCGTCCGCCTCCAGCAGCGGCACGGCCCCCGGCTCGGGGACGAAGTCCCCCTCGGCCACGGCCGGGACATCGGTGGTCAGCGCGCCGCCTTGCGCCGTCCAGGCGGGCAGCCCGCCGTCCAGCACCCGTACGGACGGATGGCCCGCCCAGCGCAGCAGCCACCACGCACGCGCCGCGGCCCACCCCTGGCCGCCGTCGTACGCCACCACGCGCCGGTCACGGTCGACCCCGGCCCCGCGCATCGCGGCTTCGAAGGTGGGCAGTTCGGGCAGCGGATGACGGCCCGCCGCTCCGGCCGGACCCGCCAACTCGGTGTCGAGGTCGACGTAGACGGCACCGGGCAGATGCCCTGCCTCGTACATGGGGCGCCCCGGAGGGCCGCCCAACTGCCAGCGCACATCGAGCAGCAGCGGCGGCCGGTCTCCCGCCAACTCGTCCATGAGGTCAGATGCGGTGACGAGGGGATTCATGGGAACCATCCTTACGTAGATATCCCTGCGACTTCTGGACTACCGAGTCACCCGACGTACAGCTGATGGCCACACGACCGCAATGAAGCCGAAACGGATACACAGTGCGATTTCGGGCATTCTCCAGTGGGAACCGGCGAATTGCGGCGCGGCCGGGGGTCACGTTGCGACAGGTGGTGCAAATATCTTCCGGACCCCCCACAGCAGCACCTCCGCACCACCGCCCCGCGCCGCCGACCGGCGCCCGGGGACGTACGGCCACAACAAATGGTCCGAGGAGAGATTGACGTATGACCGAGGCAGCGACTCGGCGCACACCGGGCACGCCCTGCTGGACGAGTCTGATGGTGCACGACCTTGCCGCGACACAGGACTTCTACCACGCCGTGTTCGGCTGGGAGTTCACACCGGGCCCGCAGCAGCTCGGCGCGTACGTCCGCGCCGTACAGGGCGCACGGCCGGTCGCCGGGCTGGGTGAGCTGCCTCCGGAGCGCCATCTTCCGGTGGCCTGGATGACCTATCTGGCCTCGGACGACACCAATGAGACGGCCGAGATGATCCGCGCCTGCGGCGGCACCGTGGCGGTGGGCCCGCTCGACGCGGACGAGGCCGGACGGATGCTGCTGGCGGCCGACCCGGAGGGCGCGGTGTTCGGGGTGTGGCAGGAGGTGCACCAGCCGGAGACCCCGGCGGGCGGGGCGCCGGGCACCCCCGTCTGGCACGAGCTGATGACCCGTTCCGCTACCGGCGTCGCCAAGTTCTACCAGATGGTCTTCGGTTACCAGCCGGAGCCCACCGGCCCGGGCGACTCCGGCGGCCACACCCTGCGGCTGGACGGGCAACCGGTCTGTGCGATCCAGAGTGTGGGCCGTGCGCTGCCGCGCGACCGGGGGCCGCACTGGATGACCCATTTCGCGGTGGCGGACGTGGACGAAGCGGTGGGCCGGGTGGCCGCGTCCGGCGGACAGGTGGTGCGGCCGCCGTCGGAGGGGCCGGCCGGCCGCTCGGCCACGGTGACGGATCCGGAAGGCGCCGACTTCACCGTCGTACGGGCCGCGGACCGCTGACGGTACGACGGCCACGGCTGTTCGGGACGCCCCTCAGGCGGAGGTGGCGGCCGGCTCGTGGCGCCGCCGGTGCGCGGTCCCGTCCGGCCTCGCACCGGTGCCCTCCCGCCCCGAGGGCGCGTCGACCGGCAGCACATCCGGTGACAGGGTGGCCGCGTGGGCGGTGGCGGCCGTCATCCGGCGCCGGTGGTGGCGGCGGCACAGCACCTCGTAACCGACCGGATTCTCCGGCTGGTTGACATCGCCCACGACGACCTGCGCGCCCTCCACGACCATCCGGCCGCCGACGGTACGGGCGTTGTGCGTCGCCCGCGCACCGCACCAGCACAGCGCCTCGACCTGCAACACCTCCACCCGGTCGGCGAGTTCCACCAGCCGCTGCGAGCCGGGGAAGAGTTTGCTGCGGAAGTCGGTGGTGATGCCGAAGGCGAAGACGTCCACGCCCAGGTCATCGACGATCCGGGCGAGTTGGTCGATCTGGGCCGGGGCGAGGAACTGCGCCTCGTCCACGATGACGTAGTCGGCGCGGCCCCCGGCGGTCAGCACCCCGACCACATGGGTGTAGAAGTCCAGGTCCCGGGCGGCCTCGACCGCCTCGATGGCCAGCCCGAGCCGCGAGGAGAGCCTGCCCTTGCCCGCCCGGTCGTCCCGGGCGTAGATCACCCCTTGCAGTCCGCGCGCCGAGCGGTTGTGCTCGATCTGCAGAGCGAGGGTGCTCTTTCCGCAGTCCATGGTTCCGGAGAAGAACACCAGCTCGGGCATGAGGGTGGCAGAGCCTTTCGTACGGCGGGTGACGGATCGCGCTTCAGGAGCGTACTTCGAGGAGCGGCACCAGCTGCTCCACGGGGGTCATCGAACCGTGCAGCCCCACCATCGCGGACTCCTTCGGCTCGGACTCCGAGGCGACGATGGCGACGTCGGCGGCGGCCGCCGCCACCACGTCGCCGATCCGCCGGTAGACCCGCTCGTCCACCCCGCCGCCGTCGCCGGGCCGTCCGAACCAGCCCGCCTCGATGGCCTCGTCGCGCCCGGCCACCCACATCCGGTCGCCCAGCACCTCGCGCCAGACGGCCAGTACATCACCGGCGGCGCCGGGGACCGCGTACACATGCCGGGCGCGGCCCTCGCCGCCCAGCAGCGCGACGCCCGCCCGCAGTTCCCAGTCCTCGTCGAAGTCGATCCGCGACTCAGGGTCGAACGGGATGTCGATCATGCCGTGGTCGGCGGTGATGTAGAGGGCGGTACGGGGCGGGAGTTGTTCGGCGAGCCGCTGGGCGAGCCGGTCCACGTACCGCAGCTGGTCCCGCCACTCCGCGGAGTCCACACCGAAGCGATGGCCCTTGCCGTCCACTTCGCTGTAGTACGTGTAGACCAGGGAGCGGCCCCCGGCGGCGAGTTGCTCGGCGGCGAGGTCCATCCGCTCCTCGCCGGAGAGCCGTCCGTGAAAGGTGCCGCCGCTCAGCGCGATCTTGGTGAGCGGGGTCTCCCCGAAGGTCGGCGCGGAGACCTGGCAGGTGTGCACGCCCGCGGCGTCGGCGCGCTGGAACACCGTGGGGTACGGCTGCCAGAGATACGGATCCGTCCAGGGCTGCCAGCGCAGCTGGTTCATCAGATGGCCGGTGGCGGGGTCGGCCACGGTGTACCCGGGCAGCCCGTGGGCGCCCGGCGGCAGCCCGGTGCCCACCGACGCCAGGGAGGTCGCGGTGGTGGACGGGAAGCCCGCGGTCAGCGGTGCTCCGGTGCCGTTCAGCGAGCTGGACAGCAGCGTGGTCAGAAAGGGCGCCTCGGCCGGGTGGGCGCGCAGCAGCTCCCAGCCGAGACCGTCGATCAGGAAGACGCAGACCCGGTCGGCGGGTGCGAGGGCGAGACCGGAGGCGAACCCCGGGATCTCCTGTCCCGCGGCGATGGCGGGCAGCAGGTCGGCCAGCGAACCGGAGCCGTACTTCGGCAGCGGCGCGGCGCGCGGGTCGAGCGGAGCGGGCTCGGGCCAGGCGGAGCCGGCCGGGGTGACGGGACCGAGGGCGGAGCCGGACATCAGCGGCCGGAGTCCGGCGTGGCCGCGGTGGCCTCCGAGAGCGCCTGGGCGAAGGCGAGGGTCTGGCGGACGCTGTCAGGACCGTCGCCCGCCTCGCTGACGCGCAGGCTCAGGTCGTCGGCGGTGGAGGAGCCGGTGTAGCCGTGGTCCGCCTCGCAGTTGGGGTCGCCGCACGCGGCGGGCTCCAGGTCCAGCCGGTTGACCGCGCCCCACCCGATGGTGAGCACGACCTCCCGCGGCAGGGTGCCCGGGGTGTACGACTCGGGGTTGGCGACGACCCGGCTGAGCACCACCGAGGAGATCCGCTGGAGCTTCACCGACTCGGTGGAGGTGGTGGCGTACGGCGACGGAGAGGTGCCGTCCGCGGCCTGCTCGTCGGTGTGGCTGACGATGAAGCGGTTGCGGGTGAGGACGAGGACCGTGACATGCCGGCGGACCTCGTTGGCGTCGAAGGTGGTCTCCTGGTGGACGAGGTACGAGACGATCGGTTCCCCGCCCACGGCGGCCTCCACCGCCTCGGCCACGAGTGCCGGGTAATAGCCGCTGCGCTCGATCGCCGCTCGCAGCCCCTGGGTCGTCGTACCGGTCTTCGCCATGTGCACCATCCTAATCCGTGGGTGCGGCCGCTCCGGCCGTACGAGGGGGCGGACGGCCGGTTCGGAACCCACCGGGGCCGTGGCCGGGGGGACCGTCCGGGATGCGGTGTCCCCGTCTCAGGACCTCCTGGTGGGGTCAGCAGGCCTGGTGGGGTCAGTAGGCGGGGAGGTGGCGGGGGCCGAGGTCGGTGCGGACGGGAGGTGGGGCGAGGCGGGCGGAGGCGCCGAGCACCGACAGACCGCGCTGAGCGACAACGACCGGTTCGAGGTCGACCGCGACTATCTCGGGGTGGTCGTCGACCAGACGTGACACCCGCAGCAGCAGCTCCTCCAGGGCCGCGGTGTCCACGGGCTTGGAGCCGCGCCAGCCGAAGAGGAGCGGGGCGGTCCGGATGGACCGGATGAGCTCGGCGGCGTCCTGGTCGGTGGCCGGGACGAGGCGGTGGGCGGTGTCGCCGAGCAGTTCGGAAGGGGCACCGGCGAGGCCGAAGGAGAGCACGGTCCCGGCCGCGGGGTCGATCGCGGCCCGGACCACGGTGTCCACACCGCGTGGCGCCATCCGCTGGACGACCAGCCCCAGTTCCTCGGGCGGGCCGAGGTAGTCGGTCAACTCGGCGTAGGCGCGGCGCAGTTCCACCTCGCTGCCGAGCCCGAGCCGTACACCGCCCAGGTCGGTGCGGTGGCGCAGCTGGGGGGCGGTGGGCTTGAGGGCGACCGGGAAGCCGAGCCGCTCGGCGGCCCGGACCGCGGCGTCGGGGCCGGGCGCGGGCAGGGCGGGCAGCACGCTGACCCCGTAGCGGGCCAGCAGCCGCTGGGTGTCGGCGGCGGACAGCTCCACACCGGCGGCGGCGGCGGCCCCGGTGTCGTCCGGCGGCGGGGCGCCGGGGTGCGGTCCGCCGTCGGCCGGGACGCCGGATACCGGAAGATCAGGGGTCGGGACGCCGGGGGCCGGGGTGCTCTCGGCGGGGGCGACCTCGGCCGGGGCGAGCAGGACCTCGATGTCGGCCGCGGCCCCGGCCTCGTCGATGTCGTCGTACTCCGGCACCCGTCCGGGCTCGGCGGACTCCTGCCG
This window contains:
- a CDS encoding sulfurtransferase, with protein sequence MNPLVTASDLMDELAGDRPPLLLDVRWQLGGPPGRPMYEAGHLPGAVYVDLDTELAGPAGAAGRHPLPELPTFEAAMRGAGVDRDRRVVAYDGGQGWAAARAWWLLRWAGHPSVRVLDGGLPAWTAQGGALTTDVPAVAEGDFVPEPGAVPLLEADDAAALARRGVLLDARAAERYRGEVEPIDPIGGHIPGAVSAPTAENVAADGRFLPAARLAERFAGLGVTEATEVGVYCGSGVSAAHQVLALAAVGVPAALYVGSWSEWSASGDRPVATGPQPG
- a CDS encoding VOC family protein, encoding MTEAATRRTPGTPCWTSLMVHDLAATQDFYHAVFGWEFTPGPQQLGAYVRAVQGARPVAGLGELPPERHLPVAWMTYLASDDTNETAEMIRACGGTVAVGPLDADEAGRMLLAADPEGAVFGVWQEVHQPETPAGGAPGTPVWHELMTRSATGVAKFYQMVFGYQPEPTGPGDSGGHTLRLDGQPVCAIQSVGRALPRDRGPHWMTHFAVADVDEAVGRVAASGGQVVRPPSEGPAGRSATVTDPEGADFTVVRAADR
- a CDS encoding thymidine kinase, producing MPELVFFSGTMDCGKSTLALQIEHNRSARGLQGVIYARDDRAGKGRLSSRLGLAIEAVEAARDLDFYTHVVGVLTAGGRADYVIVDEAQFLAPAQIDQLARIVDDLGVDVFAFGITTDFRSKLFPGSQRLVELADRVEVLQVEALCWCGARATHNARTVGGRMVVEGAQVVVGDVNQPENPVGYEVLCRRHHRRRMTAATAHAATLSPDVLPVDAPSGREGTGARPDGTAHRRRHEPAATSA
- a CDS encoding alkaline phosphatase family protein, encoding MSGSALGPVTPAGSAWPEPAPLDPRAAPLPKYGSGSLADLLPAIAAGQEIPGFASGLALAPADRVCVFLIDGLGWELLRAHPAEAPFLTTLLSSSLNGTGAPLTAGFPSTTATSLASVGTGLPPGAHGLPGYTVADPATGHLMNQLRWQPWTDPYLWQPYPTVFQRADAAGVHTCQVSAPTFGETPLTKIALSGGTFHGRLSGEERMDLAAEQLAAGGRSLVYTYYSEVDGKGHRFGVDSAEWRDQLRYVDRLAQRLAEQLPPRTALYITADHGMIDIPFDPESRIDFDEDWELRAGVALLGGEGRARHVYAVPGAAGDVLAVWREVLGDRMWVAGRDEAIEAGWFGRPGDGGGVDERVYRRIGDVVAAAAADVAIVASESEPKESAMVGLHGSMTPVEQLVPLLEVRS
- a CDS encoding DUF5998 family protein — translated: MAKTGTTTQGLRAAIERSGYYPALVAEAVEAAVGGEPIVSYLVHQETTFDANEVRRHVTVLVLTRNRFIVSHTDEQAADGTSPSPYATTSTESVKLQRISSVVLSRVVANPESYTPGTLPREVVLTIGWGAVNRLDLEPAACGDPNCEADHGYTGSSTADDLSLRVSEAGDGPDSVRQTLAFAQALSEATAATPDSGR